From the Lactuca sativa cultivar Salinas chromosome 9, Lsat_Salinas_v11, whole genome shotgun sequence genome, the window tgggtgttctttttatgcacactcatggtttaacgaactctacgactttcgtttagatcgctaagactaagtatcactctaacgtaagttcactttttacgtcattcagcaccgtgccggttctgtcgcgaaacttcgacaggttataacttcttcgttataactcagatttcggcgttctttatatgtacggaatccttgtaacatatactacaacttagttaagattattcatcctaaataatcttctattaaaaagtcatttttgacgcttatcgtctctaaattgactagccctgatctacgggcgttacaattatctcccccttaggatgattacgtcccggaatcatcaacaaaataggattcgtatactaACTCCATAAattatctctccatcctaagtaataaccttgatgctcaatcctgcatctgctcttcttactatgttggactttaaatcgtaaccttcaagttacaaaataaatccttattgtggactccttcttcttcttaggataaatacattcatttatctattgtaactaaccgatgggtcgtgtcccgatgacctctcatcgtagtcggactcaatttaatatgaccactagggtcggaataaccatcatcctactagtcattaccgaaacaatggtaatgacacgcttgaataaaacggaaacgatttctagcttcttggtaaccttgtgactttccctgatccaagtgcgagtcttgtgcttccggtagtatagatctctactaccattcacacctactcatactcgtcccaagcattgtctcgcagttaaccaagtcaccatacacaaatcatataatcattcaacacatcagataacaaaaccaggttttatattaattcttgaaactattactcaaaagttcaagttcaccctatactatgcctctaacatgctatgcttcctgatacagactttatatattaatatgaagtcttcatcttttaatcctcccatccttttctgtttcgttgaggaacatgtgaaatgcccttggctgtggaggtgtgtttttctttgggcggtctttagaaatatgcccttcttcgttacatctATAGCACACCTTCTTGATGGGTGCGCACTTGTTGGTGTAGTGCCCtatcttcccacatttgtagcaagtcatctcctcactacatttcccaaagtgtttcttcttacacttctcacaccacttaacttcatctcttcccccagatttcgagaatttgctttctttgtcgattattgaagatccttcacgcttccttttTTCTCCCACTTcagctctttccagacccttttcttttatttgggtctcaacattcttggctgcccagatggcggctttcagagtggttgcttgcttgactatcggaccaaagtccactgGTAATCCATTAGAAAACTTGTTGActttggaaagttcagttggaattaggtatggaataagcttcatatTCTCCATAAAGCTCGTAGCATATTCAgtgacgctcaattttcctttcttcagattaTGGAACTCAtttttgatttccagaagatcttgctcagagcagtattgcattttcagttgcaccacaaactcttcccaagacatcttgctagcttcccccttgggcatcgaaccagctagtaacttccaccagctcagtactccagattttaacagagggattgcaatagcggtcttctgtctgttgctacactcgcaactttcaaacattgtctccatttcagagatccagtccatgacttgcaccggtgttgggctcccagaaagacatggtggtttcgacgccatgaaatccttgtacttgcatccacgtccgtcatttcctccatcctggttgttttggcgaactattagtgggttggcttgaccaacggtcccactgtagtttcctccttcagactgccctccatttacttcgggctcttcaacttgaattGACAATTCTTCGCGATTCTGCCTAATTAGACGtctggtttcttccatctgattatccaacattgcctggatcatcacttgaactccggcaattgtcattggttcaggtgctgctgctacaacaggtatttgttcaatcactggtatttgattcctgttttcatcagcatttccaactccactccttgttctcaccatttttgatctatacaccaaataaggtgaaattagatccttattcacgatagatattcgaatcatccttatcactctgaaacgtttacatgctagttctaatatcatagacgcacgcttagaatcctaaacacataaggtttccagatccggtcggcaacagaccatagatccgaacaattaacatcatatatggcaaacatataacaattagcacataatagcattttaggcaattttcctaaaataaactagtgcctgtgtcaatttaggtgtactacctataatataatggacacactcaactcacaatcattgcttagcattataagtttaagtctagaaataaatccatattcctagttcgcttaaactaatgctctgataccaactgtgacatccccaatttcacggccaaaaaagaccgatttgtttatgctttgtttttaaaatcagagtaatcgtttaaagaaaactgttgcgaaatttgttcccaaaaacaaaaatatgataaccatttatccaaacatttctcaaagagaatgtattttcattaaataataaaaccttgggatgtcatgttcgatacagaccaaaagcataaataatacaaaatagaccttacaatagttatttaactactgatctataatccaaaatctctcgtcaagtccaccaacttatacccttctgccattacctgtaatgaaaagaaaactgagtgggtcagactttcgagcctggtgagcatatagggttttcaacccacattaatataattattatatttaatcagcaaacaatcaacccaattacctatccccattatcttcataaggttttaccctaagaaccaactatccttcatcatttattcctaaggaattggcacgaaatccattgctgccaaagtttatttatcaagtactaaatccatagctatcaggcactaactccatagtcaccaaggttcacttaacaagcgctaactccatagtcgccaaggcttactcaacaagcgctaactccatagtcgccaaggtttactcaacgtgcgctaactccatagtcgccaaggttcatcaaataggcacgaagtcacatcgtcaccaaggtttatacaataggcgctaactccatagtcaccaactatctcatctacccaagttctacccaacattttcgtagatataaatacttacacagtttaaatcatttaacacttgtataaaacatcaattccacgcccatctcaaatagacaaataatatataaacacatagcacgtatttcatagcaaatacttcatatttatgtgttagaagaaagtaactacacactcacttgattagaagatgatcggacagcactacggcttgtagaagtagtattcttcggtagatctggaagatcttcacaaaacccgggctcctcgcgggcagagcttcggctcgggaatttcacttctcgggatcttcggggccttaggacttgcttcggggctcgggaatgataccggggcttcgggatatttcttgcatgaaaaacgatgcaaaaacgtgagagaaagaagagaaatgagcaaatgaatcggatgcactcgactcccttttatagggtctggaacttcgaattacgctgggcgcaatcttaggttacgctgggcgtaacttggataagcccggtgactccccccttggataatatcgaaaatttatatttaaatttaatttcgaaaatatttaataaacttcaaaaattcatatctttctcatacgaactccgttttcgacgttctttatatccccgcgtaggtgagactatgctctacaactttcgtttagactccgtcggctaattttgaatttatttttattattatttttagtaggccgagacaagaaaactccgttataaaatcataacttcttcatccgacgtccgttttcgcctatctttttatcgttttactacaattaatgagatcttcgattctcatttagattgtttcggctaaaaccgttcggtctcaaatcgagtattcgggctgcataccgctaagtcgaaacttcgaaaaatcataacttcctcatacgaagtcagatttgggcgttctttttatgcacactcatggtttaacgaacactacgagtttcgtttagatcgctaaggctaaatatcactctaacgtaaattcactttttacgtcattcagcgtcgtgccggttctgtcgcgaaacttcgacaggtcataatttcttcgttataactcgaatttcggcgttctttatatgtacgaaatccttgtagcatatactacaacttagttaagattattcatcctaaataatcttctattaaaaagttatttttgacgcttatcgtctctaaattgactagccctgatctactgGCGTTACATTAAAGTTACCGCGTGATTTCTAAACCAAATCCAGTTGCTACTTGATAATAGAAAGAACCATGAATGGCTGAGGGATAAATACCATGGTATAAAAGATGAAAAAACAACCCATAGTTGGGTATTGTGATACAGAGAAAAGGTGATTAAACATTATTCAATCAAATTTTTAGTAAACCTGATAACCAAAAGATTATTATTCAAGGATTTTTCAATTTTTCCATTGCTTCATCTTCACACATTACCATGAAAAACTATCAATCACTGTTGTGATATCATCTTTTAAACCAGCAGGACAGTGCCCGGATAAGGAACAACAAAAACATTAAGCAACACAAAACTACCATAAAATGAATCAGACATTTAGAAATGTGATGACAAAACCAAATAAAGATGAACAATAGAGTAAGAAAAGAAGGAAAATATTTAATAACATGTGATGTATGGTGACATACCCTTGCTAGATAGCATCTGGTAGCCGGAAAAATGAAGGAGCTTCAAATCAACCGATTATTTATTACAACCATACAAATAAAATGAATCGGACATTTGATAGCAACTACAAATCCAAAATGCAAAAATATCTTGAaaatattagtttatataacATCCAATCAATAATCTCATACTTAAGAGTTTATGCCTGATTGTAATTCTTCAACAGATGTCGATCAATAGGAATGAAACATGTGATAATTTTTCAAGGGATTACGATTCGGAAAAAAAGTTTTCCACAGAAAAGTAGGTCCCGCTGACAAAAAAAGAAAGATTTTGGATAACAATAAGCCAAAAATCGAAACAAATGTGAAGCATCTATGGATTCTAGATATTGATTGGTATGTACTAAATTCATGATAAATGGAGTAGTTGAGATCTACAAGAAAGTAGATCATATATCCCTCTAATAATTTCTTTACCTAAAGGAAAAAATGCATGAATATGAAGAAGTTAGTATAAAGAGACGAAAGGAGAAGGGAAAAAGAATTAACAAATTAATTTATTCTGATGATTTTTTTGTGTACCTTCAGGTCTTCAACTACCCTGCCTCAACGTACATCATATGTGTTCCTAATGCAACTTTATCACCATGGCCCGCTGTATGCAATCGAAAAGTTACAATACATATGATGACTATATTTAAAATCCCCCAAAAAAATTTAAGGTTCAAACATAAAacttacttttaaaaaaaaactctataaaatcaagaacacaaatgAATCTAAAAGCCTCAGTTACACAATTTGCTTATCATAAAATTTGGTTCAATCATTGTTTGAAGTgtgcaaaaaaaaattcaaattcacACAGCCATTGAGCCCAAGGCGAACTATATTTCCGCCTTTTACTAAAAAATGATGAAAACGTACTCTTTCCATCAAAACACTTCCTTTAATCTTCATGCCCTTCATATATCTGATATTTAAATAAGAAAATGAAAGAAACTTCACCCATAAGAATGTGAAACGGGTATTTAGAAAAAAAGAAACAATAAACGACGTTATGAATATGACTAGGCAAAATAAGAAAGCGGTCATCAGGTTTGAGGTTGAGGTCGAGTACTAACTTATCTAAAAAACAAAGACCAAGAAATTAGATTGGATCCGATGACTTATTAATGGTGGGAAAGAGAAGCGATGGAAAAAGAACTTTGCAATACCACAATTTTGGAATCAAACATCCTCCATAACCTTAGTAAGGTCGCTGGTATGGCAAAGTTGTGTTAAGAGACGGTGGTGTGATAAGGTGAAGATTCAGGTTCGAGTGTGAGGTCGAGTAATAACTTATCTAAGAAATGGGGACCAAGAAATTAGATTGGATTTGTGACTTACTGATAACGGGAAAGAGTATCGATGGAAAAGAACTATGCAGCAAGTAGTGGAAGGGTCATGAATCACCGATCGTTTTCAAGAAAGTACAGTTGGTTCTTTAAGGGTTTTTAGCAAgattctaaataacgtaaggcgtgacttggCGGATGTCAAGCTTCAAACTTTTTTGAGTCTTGGCAAGTAACGACGTTTGTAAAGCGTGACTTAAGTCGGCAATTTTCTATATAATATTtacttttatatgtattttcaactactattcatttttatacacatatatgagttaatGCGGCGATTTGATAAAACTTGACGTCAGGTGCAAGCCTTGGAGTCATGGCACACCATGGTGGAGCCATGACGAGTTTTTTAGAACCTTAGTTTTTAAAGAACCCCATTCCTGCAGAGATAAAGTGGGAGACACATGGTGAGGTGGTGGCTCATATACCGGTGGTGAGAAATAGAGAGAACAAAGAACGGTGGGAGGCATCTAACAAGGAGTTCTTCAAAAGTATGGTTGATGGACTAATACAAAGAGAGCTATTGGGTCTGGATTTAGGATTATAAAATTTTCCTCGTAGCATAACCATGACATGGAGGACGAAGAAACTAGGAAAAAATCGGGCGATTAATGTTTTTGGTTAAATTTACGGAGAAACTAATGTCTTGGAGTTAAATGGAATGATTTGTTTTGATAACATAATTACAGAATTTAAAAATGTTATAAGTAGTTGTAATTATGTTTGATCAAAAGTTTAGAGATATGATATAAGCAATTGGTAAAAAAACATATGATTAAAATACAATCAAGGGACATGATTACTTCATTTGTAAATTAAAGATtttctttaattaatatttaaagatAAGAGTAAGaaccttaaaatcaattagatTTTGTGACTTCAAATTCAAACCCACTTACTATCATAAAGctcatgtattttttttttttttgtctagcGCATTGTTAGGTTGGGTTTTATTGATATTTTGTCATTCCCAGAAAGTGGGATGTCAAATcaaatatatgaatataaatcacATGTAGTATTACATAAAAAGAAGGCATTAATTAATATGGTGCAATAAAAAAAGGCTAGCTGAAAAACGTTGgacttaaaaataaaacattGAGAAAATCATACGCTGATTATTGATAACGATTGTAGGCTCTCTCTATTTGTCAATGAATTGAATACTATTTCTTAGACGTATTTCTTTATATTCGTAAAACCCAATGGGTTGAAAAACAATTAAACCCAACTAAAGATCTTAATCATTTTTGTtgaaataatcaaatcaagtGGCAAGAACTTATTAAAATTTCGATAACGAGGATCATGCCCATCAACTATACTAGCTGGGGCACTATTAAATCTTTTTCTTTACAATAGTAATTTATCCATGAGAACATACCAAACGCATATTAATGTATGTTCAATTGTTCTTTAAGAATTTGTTGTCAACTGTCTGGTGATCCTCCTATTTATTTCGGAACTTGCAAGTCGATCGTCGTAAATTCATCTAGCATGTAAACGAGCAGAGTCAAATCGAGTACTACAAAGCTCAAAGTTCGACTCGACTTAAATACTCAAGCTCGAAGCTTGGATCAAACTGGACTCAAGGCTTGTATTGCTCGGGCTTGTGAGATGTTCGACATGGCTCGGCTCAACAAAgattaaaaaaatcattaaattGAGTAAGAAATATTAAAACGTTTCACATGCAAATGTCCAAACTATCAAAAAACCACAATTAATCGTCTAATATCTATCTAATATCTATGTAGCATCAACAATATATGTCATAAGTAATTTTACGTACTTCAAAAAtaccaagaaaaaaaaaacattcttcCATGCAAAATATGCAAAATAACATCAACCATTCAACCATCTATGTAGTTTCCTTTTTTTTCATATTTCcaaaatacaacaaaaaaaaaaaagaaccatTATTCAATGAAATTTTAAGACATACTCAGCACCAAAACAGCCCAGGCTCTTCTACCTGTTGAAATGACAACAAACAACGACTACAGCTATTTAACCTAAAAAACAAGCCAAAAAAAAACAGATATGTttctatatgtttatatatttcaACAGAATGTATGTTTACTTTTACCTATTCTAATCGTAACCATTAACAACATTAACACAACAGCCACAATCAATTTATTACAGCTATGTATCGAAATCAAATGCCAAAGACCAAACGAATTGGTCTCAGTAACAAAATGAAGGAATCTGGACTTAAAGTTTCGATGTTGATTTTGTAGACGAGAAGCATGCGTCGTTCTCATCAACTTTCGGTGAAGTGGAGGTGGTGACAATTTGGGAAGGATAAGAAAAGAAAGAATAATAGAAATAAACACATATGTAATATAATAGAATCTCCAAAAGATTCTAGTTATGTTTCACGTTGTTCTAAAGTAATTGAAGTCTTCATGCAATTCTTTTTAATACTTGTGATGGTGGGTAGCTAGGAGAATTTAAAATCTTTATTTAATACATAAACAGCCGAATGTTTTCTTTAAATTCCAGGGCATCTAAAGTCAATTGTTCATAATACTATTCATTACCATAAAATTTTACTTCTCATTCTCAAGTTATGAGGTGCAACGCATTAGAGAAGACAAAGTTGAAGCATAAGAAAGGATTATGGTCTCCCGATGAGGATCAAAAGCTAAGAGATTACATAGTGAACTATGGTCTTCGTAGCTGGAGTGCCATACCTATCAATGCTGGTAATTTTCTATGAATGTAGCGTATGACTTTcagttttttaatattattaaggCATTGTACCTTGAAAAATCTATTTACTAGTAGCAATGAAATGTTTTGTATATGAATGACATTGATTCAATCGGATAGAGTTTTCAAAGTATGAGGTTGTAAGCCTTTAATAGGAAAAAAAACTACAATatagaaataaatgaaagttGGATATTATTTCTTTTATTCGACCATAATAAGGATACTAGAACCGACCAATTAATAGTTTACACGACACATTCCAGGTCTAGAAAGGAATGGGAAGAGTTGTAGATTAAGGTGGGTTAATTATCTACGACCAGGTTTAAAGAGAGGCGCATTTTCAATGCAAGAAGAAGAAACTATCCTCACCCTTCATGGCCTTTTAGGCAACAAGTAAGCAATAATTATAATtcatttttggtaaaaaaaaaaagtttcaacaaATATTATGAATTTAGTGATAAAAGcggacattattattatttaatgatcAGGTGGTCTCTAATATCGCAACATTTACCTGGCCGAACTGATAACGAGATCAAGAATCACTGGCATTGCTATTTAAAAAAACGAGTAGCAAAATCGGAAAGTCTTGAAGCTCAGAATACAAACACAGGAAATAATGAATCATCATCATCCACTATGAATTCAATGTTAAGAAACCTAAGCATTGATTCATTAGATACTGCAAAGCGTTCATATGTTGAAGCGGATCAACAGATCCCACAAGCTCAGATCAATAGATTACCGAAGATTTTATTTGAAGACTGGCTTAGCCTAGAAGAGTTTCATGGACATAATGGTTTGGCATTCAATGGTGGGGCTAGCAACAGCTCAAATTACCAAGATGCCCTTGTGGATGAACTACTATCAAATGAAGCACCCACAGAAAGCACTGAGACTACTAACCGTGAAAGCAATTATCAAAATGAAGATATGTTTCGTAGTACCCAAATGATAATTGATGAATTTTTCAACTTCAATGGTGGAGATATTAATATTGAAGACTTCTTCTATATGTAAGGACTACGTGATTAATATTGTCATAACGATGACATCATAGGTTAATTGGTAATACTGTATATGTTTATGCATATAATTCTCGATGTATATATGCAAGTCGATGGAGGGTTATGATGACTTCATAAACACtctattttaataataaaaataatactcATAGTCAAAAGTaactttttttaagttttgtataATCGGTGCTAAAACCTATTTTTCAAGGTATTATGACCAGAATatttacctctctctctctctccctctctctctctctctctctctctctctctctatatatatatatatatatatatatatatatatatatatatagggttaggttatattgttctaactatctattgtgtgcatgtaggattgattctagaccaatcattttagttattttaagaaagtaattaatacatattagaTGTTACAGATATAATGATCATTAATTAgaacttcagcatttaatatgcattaattactttcttaaaattactaaaatgattggtccagaatcaatcatacaaaCACACAATACATAGTAAAAaaatttgaacctaactctctctctctctctctatatatatatatatatatatatatatatatatatatatatatataatcaagaatTCAGGATCATTTAAGTAAATTCTAAAACTTTTAAATAGTCATAAGCGTATCCACCTAATTCCTAGAAACCTGCAAAttatatttgatatttatttaaatttaaccAATTTCTCTCCTTAAGATTGATACCAACCACCAAAAACACATAAACCTTACCACCCACATTTAAGACCATACAGTGACGGAGCTAGATGAGGTGTTTGGGGTACTATGGTACCcccaaaaaattgttttatatatataaaaaaatatgtttcatGTTATTGTACCCCAACTAAAAAGAttataacatattttttaatACCCGATATTGAATAActacatataatatattgacaATGTTTGTACCTCATATCAAAATTCCTGATTCTGCCACTCAGACCACACCATATTTTGCGATAAACCCTTACATCACCTTTAAGACCAGCCACCTTACGCCTCATGTGATCAACTCTTACACCATTGTCTTCATCTTGATTGAAGTTCTTTTTTCTAGAAAATCATGCGTCAAAGGACCACCAGCCTTTATCGCCCATAGGAACCCTAACCCGCCACTGTAAGTTTGTAACCTACCGTCAGCAACATCTATTCATTAGATTTATCAGAAACAAAACAAATAGTACCAGCTTTTCAAGGGCGCCATATTCTTTTTGCCGCATGTTGAGAATCATCATAGGTGTCTTCTAGATTTGCTTTCTTATCAAGCCTCCTTATCTCCTAAAAGATTATAGTTTTCTTGTTtccttttatttagttttttggGTATATCTCTATTTTCGGTATTATATATACCTGATATAATTCTTGATTTGTGAATTGAAGAAATTAATAAACAAAAGTATTTTATATCCGATTTATTATGGCATCAGACCAGAATCTAGAAACCTAGTTTCTGATTAAATCATGGTCGATGGTGATAAGCCCTCCAATTCAGGTGAAAAATTTGTCTTGGTATCTCGTCTCCTTATTTTCTCACATCTGCATATCATCCGGGACAAGAATTTGTGGGTGAGAATCTATTGTGTGATGGGAATTATGGCGATTGGGAGAGTTAAATGACGAATGTATTCTTTGCTAAGAATAAGATTGGGTTCGTTGATGGACCGCTACCCATGCCAGCAGAAAATTCAGTCGCCCTTACCAATTGGAGAAGATACAATGCAATGCTCAGAGGATGACTGGTAAGTTCTAGGGAGAAAGAAATCAAGAACATTGTTAAATATATTGACACTGCTCGTGACATATGGCTCGATCTAAAGAAAAGGTTTGGAAAGGAGAATGCTCCTAGGGCACATGAACTAAGAAGAATGATGACCACTATGCAACAAGAAGGTATGATTGTTTCTGCCTATTACACGAAACATAGAAGTATTTAGGACGAAATTTAATCCATGAGTCAAATCCCCAGTTGTAAATGTGAAGGATGTAAATGCAATCTCAACAAAGAGATTATTAACTTAAAAGAAAATGAATGATTGTATGACTTTCTCATGGGTCTCAATAAAGATTTCAATGTTGTTAAAAATCAAATCCTGAGTAGCAATCCAGTTCCCACTTTGGGGACTGCGTATAATTTTGTTAATCAAGATGAACAACAAAGGATCATTGGATCTTCTCGTAGCACCAACAGTGTATCATCTGCATTCCAAACCACAGGAAGAGGAGGTACATGATAATCTGGAAAATCTACATCTGAGTTAAAATGAGATGATCGTGGAAAGGTATCAAAATTCGATAACCGTTGGTGCTCTCGCTGTCTGAAATCAGGGCACATCATTGATGGATGTTTTGAATTAGTTGGTTATCCTGAATGGTGGAACACAAAGTCCACCATTGGGAAAACTCAACTAGTAAAGAAAAAGGTGCAAGCACAAGTTGTGACTGTCATGCAATAAACACGATCATCGATGATCACTAGATAAGAATATCACAACCTCCTAAAGATGATACAGTCAGCTAAACCTTTTGAAAACACACCAAAAGGCAACATGACCTATAAGAATATTTCGAAGCATACATGACAGGTAAGAAGAAAACACAAGATTTAAGAAGAAAACACAAGATTCTTAGGTCACTGACTCGAGAGCCAGTGAACATGTCACTCCTCACAAACATTAGTTAAAACCAATTAAAAATAGATAAATTTCTTTTGTTACTTTTCCTAATGGTCAATCTTTATCGATTGCACATGTAGGAaatgtctaatttccaaatggaTTTGATCTAAAAGACGCTTTAAATGTTCCAAATTTTAAATGTAACTTGATATCTGTAAGTCGGCTAATTCATGACGTAAAGTGTTCTTTAACCTTATTTCCATATTCATGTCTAATATAGGACTTACGTTTGAGGAATCTGATTGGGACAGGTAAAGAACAAGATGGCTTATACTATTTGGAACCATTCAAAAGAGATAAGGTGGCAATGGCAGTTTTGAGTAAGTAAATGATTTGGCACAAAAGATTAGGACATGCATCTGAAGCAATTTTAAAGAAGATACAACAATTAGATGTAGGTAACTATAACCaactttgtgattcttgcattcGAGCAAAACAAACTAGATTACATTTTCCCATTAGGTTTTATAAATCCATGGAGTGTTTTGATTTAACACACATTGATATTTGGGGTCAATACAAACATGCTACTCTTAATGGAGaacattattttttttctattgTGGGT encodes:
- the LOC111901653 gene encoding transcription factor LAF1; protein product: MRCNALEKTKLKHKKGLWSPDEDQKLRDYIVNYGLRSWSAIPINAGLERNGKSCRLRWVNYLRPGLKRGAFSMQEEETILTLHGLLGNKWSLISQHLPGRTDNEIKNHWHCYLKKRVAKSESLEAQNTNTGNNESSSSTMNSMLRNLSIDSLDTAKRSYVEADQQIPQAQINRLPKILFEDWLSLEEFHGHNGLAFNGGASNSSNYQDALVDELLSNEAPTESTETTNRESNYQNEDMFRSTQMIIDEFFNFNGGDINIEDFFYM